One Ascaphus truei isolate aAscTru1 chromosome 9, aAscTru1.hap1, whole genome shotgun sequence genomic region harbors:
- the PPP1R15B gene encoding protein phosphatase 1 regulatory subunit 15B gives MCADRDSTPGLRALLGRFLHGLHPARLLQLAVAAWGHLLRLGDLGPSLSFLLHGWVGHRGVGAGELPEEVLEALRELELGGPLKECLGELGPWEKLGGLEGCLEELDPWTELVTPSKEPGLWRPGLEKWGNWKECVPPNEGQGLWKPGMEEAHGSWKFSMSPAFSARDPHPDVDSGSQKMPRVEKGSQIHFQSLSVASCILGPGSDRVFTWVTPEQVKDTSGAVSPQRESSEEIQYIRNKRLRFLQSNRAQEVLSLDPQQNHTLEDLSPDPQQNHTLEDLSPDQELLVNDQKQEEVQEFPDSNQAAPIPGQHQNQCPVLSIPDWHQSQLLLGLGWYQNNVLDLPSPDQEPNWEPQLSIPEHNLGVPGSTQNKDLSNPDQDLAYYSLEDWQFPTISCSIDHNFQEEGQILTSIAPTTFIAAEQSDLSPVPTEQRSPSKFGTEVSPLIDQVIGGSDPGILVEDMLFSVRPVCSNKYISYILGTPDSDEDLTSGSENEDWDDEDDDGFDSEGSMSDTDDETGDSKVVELWNLFSLPDPYNPQNFTATIHTGARAEEALHPEQAVDEETPSDEEDSWCDSAPESLSEGEDSADEEENLKLWNAFTKLEDPYNPLFFRAPVHTAEKRQSKDAPKKQTGLGRGSPQYCKLMSPPRHVEESHLPRTQDALALITKASSIRLACRKVTFHDHVTEYHVSNEDRKGPWEQYARDRDRFQRRIQEMEVVIGYCFTPDHRQKIWDSMRERWCS, from the coding sequence ATGTGCGCTGACCGGGACTCCACCCCGGGGCTCCGGGCCTTACTAGGCCGCTTCCTCCATGGCCTCCATCCTGCCCGCCTGCTGCAGCTCGCCGTGGCCGCCTGGGGTCACCTCCTGCGGCTCGGGGACCTGGGGCCCTCCCTGTCCTTCCTGCTGCATGGATGGGTGGGGCACCGGGGGGTGGGAGCTGGGGAGCTGCCCGAGGAGGTGCTGGAGGCTCTGAGGGAGCTGGAACTGGGGGGTCCCTTAAAGGAATGTCTGGGGGAGCTGGGCCCCTGGGAGAAGCTGGGTGGCTTGGAGGGGTGTCTGGAAGAGCTGGACCCCTGGACGGAGCTGGTGACTCCCAGCAAGGAGCCAGGCCTCTGGAGACCAGGGTTGGAGAAGTGGGGCAACTGGAAGGAATGTGTGCCTCCCAATGAAGGGCAAGGTTTGTGGAAGCCGGGAATGGAAGAAGCCCATGGCTCCTGGAAATTCTCCATGTCCCCTGCTTtctctgccagggacccccaccctGACGTGGACTCCGGCTCCCAGAAAATGCCGCGGGTGGAGAAGGGTTCCCAGATCCACTTCCAAAGCCTCAGCGTGGCGTCCTGTATCCTGGGTCCCGGGTCAGACAGGGTGTTCACCTGGGTGACCCCTGAGCAGGTTAAAGACACTTCTGGAGCCGTCTCCCCTCAAAGAGAGTCTAGTGAAGAGATCCAGTACATCCGCAACAAGAGGCTCCGGTTCCTGCAGTCGAACCGGGCCCAGGAAGTTCTGAGCCTGGACCCGCAGCAGAACCACACTCTGGAGGATCTGAGCCCTGACCCGCAGCAGAACCACACTCTGGAGGATCTGAGCCCCGACCAGGAGCTGCTAGTCAATGACCAGAAACAGGAGGAGGTCCAGGAGTTTCCGGATTCTAACCAGGCGGCGCCAATCCCTGGCCAGCATCAGAACCAGTGTCCGGTGCTTTCAATTCCTGACTGGCACCAGAGCCAGCTGCTGCTGGGTCTTGGTTGGTATCAGAACAATGTTCTAGACCTGCCAAGCCCAGACCAGGAACCGAACTGGGAACCGCAGCTGTCAATCCCTGAACATAACCTAGGTGTCCCAGGAAGCACCCAGAACAAGGACCTGTCCAACCCAGACCAGGACCTAGCTTACTACAGTTTGGAGGATTGGCAGTTTCCGACTATCAGCTgtagcattgatcataactttcAGGAAGAGGGACAGATACTGACCAGCATAGCTCCTACCACCTTCATAGCAGCTGAGCAAAGTGACCTGTCAcctgtccccacagagcagcgaAGCCCCAGCAAGTTTGGGACAGAGGTATCTCCGTTAATTGACCAGGTCATTGGCGGATCAGACCCTGGGATTCTGGTAGAGGATATGTTGTTCTCTGTTCGTCCTGTCTGCAGTAATAAATACATCAGCTACATTTTAGGGACCCCGGACAGTGATGAAGATTTGACTTCGGGCTCTGAAAATGAAGACtgggatgatgaggatgatgatggctTTGACAGCGAAGGGTCCATGTCTGACACAGATGATGAGACTGGAGATTCCAAAGTAGTGGAGCTCTGGAATTTATTTTCCCTTCCAGACCCTTACAACCCCCAGAACTTCACCGCCACCATCCACACGGGTGCCAGGGCGGAGGAAGCTCTCCACCCCGAGCAGGCGGTGGACGAGGAGACCCCGTCTGATGAGGAAGACTCCTGGTGTGACAGTGCCCCGGAGTCCCTGAGCGAGGGGGAGGATAGCGCAGACGAGGAGGAAAACCTCAAACTATGGAACGCTTTCACCAAGTTGGAAGACCCCTACAACCCTTTATTTTTCAGGGCCCCAGTTCATACGGCTGAGAAGAGGCAGAGCAAAGACGCTCCCAAAAAACAGACTGGGCTGGGGCGTGGGAGCCCCCAATACTGCAAATTGATGTCACCTCCGAGACACGTTGAGGAAAGCCACCTGCCACGGACCCAAGACGCACTCGCCCTGATCACGAAGGCCAGCAGTATCCGTCTGGCATGCAGAAAG